In Brienomyrus brachyistius isolate T26 chromosome 2, BBRACH_0.4, whole genome shotgun sequence, the genomic window GGTGTCCGtgatttgtggggggggggggcagaggggacGGTATTTTGAACGAATTCTCAGCATTCTCCTGCTGCCTAATTCTAATATTCCACTTCCTAGCGTTGATCCAAAACAGCTTGTGGTATTACCCATGATGGATAATGTGCCGCACTCAATGGTCCAACAGCAGGCCCAGTCACGCACACGAACCGTCTTTAAGGTCCCAAGTCCACATCACTCACCGCCCATCTCTCTGTGGCAGAACTCCACCCAGGAGATCGGGGAGGAGGCAGAGGTTGGGGCCATCTACACCATCACCCTGCGGAAGGTGCAACTGCACCAGACAGCCAGCAAGGGGCAAGCGTTGGCTGGGCGTGGAGACGGACGCAGCGCTCAGCCTGTACGAGACGTGCAAGGTGCGCACCATCAAGGCGGGCACGCTGGACAAGCTGGTGGAGTACATGGTGTCCGCCTTCCGGGGGAACGACTCCACCTACGTCACCATCTTCCTCTGCACCTATCGCTCCTTCGCTTCCACCAAGCAGGTGCTGGACCTGCTGCTGGACAGGTACGGAGAGGCCGTGGATCCGTGGTCTCCTTAGAGGGCCCCCATCTGTCTCCTTTAAAGCCAAAACTTGATTTTCTTGTGGGCTTCCCTTTAAAAACATTTGCCTCTAGTCTGAAAGGCTGTTGCcaaagcattctgggatagggctgctcattaaaatactgtcctcttGACCGGCCTGCTTTTCTGTCTTGCAGACACGCCAAGCTACAGCAGACCGGGGCAGAAGGGCCACGGATGGCACAGGACGACCGAACTGAGAGGAAAAAGTGAGTTTTTTGGGAGGAAAaatagggcactgggctgtgggcgTCCTCTGTCAGCACAGGGTCTCCACCTGTCCTCCACGCTTAGTATTGTTTcgtgtcccccccaaccccaccccaccccttgcAGTGCCATCTCGTCCATCCTTGGTGCCTGGCTGGATCAGTATTCTGAAGACTTCTGGAATCCTCCGGAGCACGGCTGCCTGCAGCGCCTGGTCCCCTTCGTGAAGCTGCACTTTCCTGGCTCGGACCTGGAGCGCAGAGCATGTGGCCTGCTGGCCCCAGTACCGCCGGAGCCAGCACCTGGAGCCCCCGCCCGGAGGGTAAGCGAAGACCAGCATGGGGCCATCCGGGGAGAGGAGCAGATGGGAGAGCAGGTATCCCATAATACACCCTGCTAATGCCGTATCCATCCCCCTCAGGGCTCGAGCATGTCAGCTGCCCCTTCGCCATGCTGGAGGAGAGCGGCTTCGAGGACGAGAGGCCCGACttcctgacctttgaccctgtgCTGGTGGCGGAGCAGTTTACGCTCATGGACGCGGTGAGGGATGCAGGCGTCAACGAAATGGTGCCCCCCTACTGTTCGCCTAGGCACCTAGCCCATTGTCCAACCTGGGTGATGATAGGACCTTCCTAGCATAagagaatattaattattaattaataattaacagAATTAACACAACCCTACACCATCACATAGTGCTTCATcttctacagcagtgtttcccaacctgttcctcggggacccacagaaggtccacgtttttgctcccgggagctgagaaggagcaaaaacatggactatctgtgggtccacaaggaccagattgagaaacactgttctagAAGAATCCAAGCGCTTCCCTCTTTATGTTCTCCGTGAATGACCATGGCCCCTACACCCCCATCCCTTTCATCGAGCTCCATCACCTCATGTCTAAACTCCACTAACTCTGAATTCCTTCCTTTCTGCCCCTCCTACCCCTTCCTGACCCCCCCCAGGAGCTCTTTAAGAAGGTGGTCCCCTACCACTGCCTGGGGAGCATCTGGTCCCAGCGGGACAAGAAGGGCAAGGAGCATGTGGCCCCCAGTGTCCGCGCCACCGTGTCACAGTTCAACTGTGTCACCAACTGTGTCATCGCCTCGTGCCTGGGGTGTCGCTCGCTGAAGCCTGCACAGCGCGCCAGGCTGGTGGAGCGCTGGATCGAGGTGGCCAGGGTAGGGTGCCATTTTGGGgtgcgtgtgggggggggggggtttcaggtGTACCTGGATTATTGATCCCCCCCCTTGGTGTTCGTAGGAGTGTCGCATCCTGAAGAATTTCTCCTCTCTGCGAGCCATCCTCTCCGCCCTACAGTGCAACTCCATCCACCGGCTGAAACGTACCTGGGACGAGGTGTCcaggtgaggggggaggggggggtgacatGTGACTGTACATGTCTCCATGTGCGATAGAAGGCGCCGTTTTCCTTGCTAACTTGCTCTCCCTCGTTGATTTCCCCCCATACAGGGAGAGCATTCGCATCTTCAGTGAGCTCTCAGAGATTTTCTCGGATGAGAACAACCACTCGCTCAGCCGGGAGCTGCTGatcaaggtgagtgtgaccccccccccccccatattctgCACCCTAACCCGCCCCACCCTCTGTACCTTATCCCACACTGACTCACACACCTTCCCCAGCGATAATCTGAGTGCCATAGGGGATTCCCCAACTGCCATACGAACTTTTGCAAACCACTTCTACTTTCCTAAAACGACCTTTGCGAATTAGTCTGTTTTTCTGCTGAATCATCCGTGAGGGACCTGAATACGAAGGAGACCAACGCAGCATTACGTTATTCTGAACACACATGGCTTAAAACCATGTCTTTAACACATAATGCATTCTTATCTTAGTGTTAGATTGTAAGGTTATTTTGAATAGTGCAGCCTGATTTGCCTAGATACGTTATTTCTTGGTGAGGCTCTGTTGTTTAATCCATTTGTGTATATCGACTTGTACGTGAACCATCTGCTGGATAAATATATGCAAACATATTTTCCATCTCTACATAATCATCGCTTTCATGCCCCATAACGCTGACTCACCCACTTACCCTATTATGCAAACTGCTTAGTCATAAAGGCCAGGAGTGATTTCCCGTTAATGGCCCACATGCTCACCCTCACCTTCATTAACCCAGAGGCCATCCCAGTTCTCCCAGTAAACAAGAACAAACAGAAAATGCTTCCACATTCTCCTAGTAGTGCAGGCAGGATCTGGTTATATACCAGAAATCACTCTGTAAAAGAGTTCAGCCTCTTCGATCCTTAATGAATCCTTACATGGGTGATGATGTCACGCTGCTTGTGGTGGGATTGTGGGTACAGCGATGATTCCGGGTTGAGCTGCTGGTCCATTGGCTTGTGGTGACGCAGCGCCCTACGTGCCCAGACGGGGGGCCCAGCTCTGCATTCTCTGGCTTCCTTCCAGTGCTCAGGGCGTGTCTCCATGCTGAGTGCTTCTAGAATGTGTgtgagggggagggaggggtggggggaattCCCTGATGACACGCAAGAACGTGCCCGTGAGGGATACCCCGGGGCAACACCCCCCACCCGCAGGGCATTATCTCCCCAGGACATGGCCGACATCTCCCTGCACCACATGCTCAGCTATATTACATCATCCGAGTTCCTGACCCGCATGTTTCAGCTTAATTGGGCTTGACCGTGTACAGGCTGAGTTTGAAACGGAAGGCTTCCCCGTACTGGCAGGAAGAATATTCTCTGCTCTCCTTTGTCTGTGGCGTTCATGACCTACTGGGAAGGGAACTGCATTTATCTCTGGCTGAGATCCTCGCAGGGACGTCGCTGCCTTGCTTTGCCCTCAGGCGGTTCTGCTCCGCTTAAAAAGCCCAGCTGAGCTATAGAAGGGTTTTAGGCCAAAGTGCCAGCCAAGTGTCTGAAGCACGATGCGGAcatgacctcatgacccccggGTGTCTTTGGCCCCTGCAGGAGGGAACCTCGAAGTTTGCCACCCTGGAGGTGAACCCCAAGCGAGCGCAGAAGAGGCATCAGCAGCAGAGGGAGCTGGTgagacactgggagcactgggggGGAGGAtaacagctgtggggaactcgGTCTTCACCCCCCAGATTATCGCACTAGGTCTGAGTAGTTTGCAGCCTCTGTATGTGGCTGCACTTCCATCGTCTGGGTAAATTCTCATATTCCCACTAGGCCCCTTCACTCCTGGTCACATAACCTTCCTGATAGCCCACAGACCAGAGATTCAGTAACAGCAGTGAAGTGTCCCATTAAATTTGCACAGGCCTGTGACTTCACAGGAATCACTTTCTGAAGCGTAATCTTACTGATTCTGAATAGTAGCTTTATTTCcggttattttttcccataatcCTTCCCGTAATGAAGGGCTTTAGGAAAGAAGGATTTGGATTAACAATCTGGAGTAAGAGTTTGCTTAAACAGTTGGCCCCTAGCACCCACTAGTGGTTGCAATATAGAAATTAAAAttggttttcgctgcaactccttaATCACATTCCCAATGAGAGGACtgatgggtttgaacagctgacaggAAGGTTACCCTAAAAACCCGCATACATGCGCTACGCTCGGCCACACCTGGTTTAAATCAAGTTCTCTGCTACTGTCATTTCAGAAAATGGGCTGATTATGTAAAACGACAGTCTTCCCTTGTAGTATAAGACTTAACTGACGTTATTTCTGGTGAACCGTGTCTGTGCTCATCTCCTATCTTTGTGTCGGCAATTCCTGTTCATCTTACTCATTGTTTTGTCGTTTCCTTGACGACGTAGTTCAGTTCAATGGCAGAGTTTGGCCTTCATAAAACCGCCTGTTAGTTAGCCTTGAGGTTGGCTGGGTCGCCAGTGAGGGGGATGTGAGTTTATGCGCGGTTTTTAGGCTGGAGCCCCAGCGAGCTGGACCCAGCATGTGAAGAATATTCAGATCACTGGCTTCAGCGTGCGAGACAACATTTTCGTTTACAATTCCAGGGTGTGATGCAGGGCACCAtcccctacctgggcacctTCCTCACCGACCTGGTCATGATGGACACGGCCATGAAAGATTACGTGGAGGTACGTCCGGCCTCCCTCAGTCTCTGCAGTGACTTCCACCCTCGGCGATCTCTGAGCTGATGATCCTACCGATTCTTCTCCTGTATAAATGTATAATTGTCACAATAATCATACACAGTAATTATACATAATAATTATGTATTTATAATTGTAGCAGTAATTATACAGGATAATTATACACAATAATTGTTAATTTATAATTGACTCATACCCTCTCACAAGTAGCTGAATAATATGGGCAAATTTACTTTCTTGTCTCGTTTAGACTGATTAATTTTACATCACTGCAGTGTGACAGGGACCCTTTATggactctctctcactctctctctctttctctctccatctctctctctttctctctttgtAGGGTGGGCTGATCAACTTCGACAAGAGAAGAAAGGTGAGTCTTCCTTTCGATTTCAGTCCTGAAATGCTGGGAACTAGATCACTGGAGAACAGTCTGCCCTCTGACCCCCGACCTCTGACCCCTGACCTCTGACTCTTGTGTGTGTAGGAGTTTGAGGTGATTGCACAGATCAAGCTGCTTCAACTGGCCTGTAATAACTACAGCTTCACGCGGGACGGGCGCTTCAGGGAGTGGTTCTTCAGCTTGGGGAAACTCACTGAGGCAGAAAGGTAAGCTGGACTCAAGATGTCTGCTAAACACTCAATGTATCTGACTTCCCACCTTTCTGAGAGCTTGTTTGCAAAGCAATGACATTCTGACCACTCGTAATAAAAGAAGTCTCGTGGGAAGCAGACCAAGAGAATCCCTTCGTAAACAAAGCTGAATTTAACATTGGTTGCTATGACATCAAGGCAAGCAAAAAGGTACCGCATGAATGAACCTAacccctgacctttgacccttgaCCTCTCTCCAGCTACAGCCAATCATGTGAAATTGAGCCGCTGTCAGAGTCAGCCAGCAACACGCTGAAAGCCAAGAAGAACATCAGCATCATGAAGCGCTGGAGCGAGTGAGTCCCGCGACCCTGCGTGCGTCATTCGCTCAGGCCCTGGGCGTCCCTCCGCTAAACGCCCCCAGGCCATCCTTAGGGGTGTTGCCCTGAGACAGTAGTTAAGCTTTTACATAAACAGTATTCCGTTGATCTGGCAGAGGCTTTTTCCAAAAAGTTCTGTGGCTTAAAGCTAAGAAATCTGAGCTGGACATAGTCACATGGCAATACAGGGTAAGTCAGGTCATTGACACAGAAAACTGCAGTGACTGGTAGCTTTAGCCACTGCATCACCTACTGGCCATGGTAGCAAAATTGCGTAAAAACGTTAATACCTTGATAAGTCTTCAAAGTGCTTGATCTGCGTGTCATGTTTTGCTGTGGATGTTTAGGGTGCAGATATACTgtctggacaaaagtattgggacagcaGCCTGTCCAACATCTCACTCAAATCAAAGGGTATTAATATGAAGCTGGCTAACCCTTAGTTGCTATAGCAGCCTGTCCTCCTCTGTAAAGGCTTCCCATTAGATGCTGGAACATTGCTGGCGGGCTTTGTTACTGTTCAGGTTGGGTATGGATGTTGGGTGATCTGGTCCCTGTCTGTGAGCTTGTGTGGCCCCCACATCGCAGCTGGACCTGCTCACAGATGTTTCCACTTCATAATCACTTCACTTGTGGTTAATCAGGGCAGCTCTAGTAGGACGGATATGAGGAGAACCTACTTGTTGGAAAGGTGTCCAGTGGTGTCCAGTGACCTCTAATTAGTACAGGTGTCCATGTAGTACATGTTGTAACGTGCTCCTCCATTCTGTCTGGCAGTCGTCAGTCAGTCTTCGGAGATACCAGCTGCGGAAGTCCCCACTCCAAGTCGTTTGAACAGCTGCGTTACTCGCCTTACGTGAGTGGGCCGGGGAGCGGTCCGGGGGATGGGGCCGACTCCCTCAGCGTCACCTCGGGCGGCTCCAGCAGCTCCGACACGGAGGACGTCAGCGTCAGCTTCATCTCCGACTCCCCCGATGGCCACGAGAAGAAGGTACCGGCGGCCATGCTATTCACCGCCCATCAAATCGCAATATGGTGCAGTttctctgaattgctgaaacacTAAACTCCATTCTTGGGACAAAACTGTCAATTTCCAAAATTGATTTATGGAATCGATCACTCATTCAGCGAAATTTTAAACAGTGTTCAGTTGGTTAGACATGATTTGCAGATCTGAGtcacacattctcattcattaAGACACATTTTGCACCCCGGTGAATTTCAGTGCCACACTGTTTAACTTCAGCAGGCCGCAGAAGTTAAgcacagccagcacacagtagtcagcATTTAGACACGACGAACTGtttacatatttaaaaatgagTAGGAGCCAAAgggtgactagaacatagaatatgtGCTGGATGAGAGTGCAAGTTCTGCTATAGGTGAATCGAATTTCGATGTCAAGGTCTGGATGGGACACAATCAAGGATTCTTCCCCCATTGTCTAGAAAGGGAGAGCATTTCCTGTGATACCGACAAAATTCCCTGTCCTGAGACATAACAATGGCAGAATGAATATTCTTGCTTGACTTTGGCTTGGCAGCTGTACAACATTTTATTGTAGTGTTCCTTTCATTTGGATTACTTTGTCCTTTACATTAAATATTGCTTTACTTGTAATTGTATACAAACATTTTTACTAaacaatttttttctgttttttactTTACAGTTTTGTAACAACATACAAAATACCATTTCCGTGATAAGCATGTTTCTCTACATGCCAGCGACAGTTTTGCCTGGCAGTATTTTTAGTTTTCACTGTAGTGTTTATGTGTTCACTGGCTTGATACGTGATCTGTGTGCAGTGTTTGATTGTCAGCAAAGATCAAAGATAGAAGATAGATTTAAGTAAATTGATTTTGCAAGAGGGGTAAAAAAGATTTTGTGAAAGTGGTTTGAAAACTGGGTTTTGTGTTTAGTGTTTTTCAGAAAAGGATGGAAGTTGTCAAGGAATGTGCTTTAGCAATTCATAAAAACTGCAAATAAACCCGTTCCTTATATacgagatgctgaagcagcatgttgTGCTAATGAGCTAGCTAGCTACGATAGTCTTACGCTAATTGCTAGCTTTTCGTTTAGTTTTTGAAACATCTCGGTGAGAGAAGTTTCCGTGCAGAGAGTCAGATGTTGAGCCACACTGTTGACGCCtgggcttctctctctctctccttgctCGGTGGTGTCACCTGCTGGCCAGTTGTGGGAGTGCACCTCACTGTCCTCATTGGACACGTCAGGCATGGGCTCCAGCTCAGCCTCCAGCAGCACGTCCTCGTCCTCGGTGTCATCCACGCCCGTGGCTGCCTCCCGCTCCCACAAGCGCTCCGTGTCGGGCGTGTCCAGCTACTCTTCGCTCTCGCTGCCACTTTACAACCAGCAGACGGACGACTGCTGCATCGTGCGCATCAGTCTGGACCTGGACAACGGCAACATGTACAAGAGCATCCTGGTAAgtgctgacctctgacctccacgTTATCATTTTAACAACTTCCTGTGAGAAGATCTGGGCGGTTAAATTCAAGTCAGGTCAATCTGGTGTGTAGAACCATGTGACTTGGGGAATCTGGCATGGGCTGGGCCCTTATTAAGGAATTCTGTTATTTTTAGAGAACCATGCGCTGCTGATTTAAAAACATCGCACAAGTGTTTGGCTCTGATATGTAGCAATTCCTGTCATTGATgccaagataaaaaaaatacaaaaaacaatTAGACGCTAACATAAAGAAGCACACCATGACAACCTGGCCTCCTGAGGTGTTTCTGAATGTTTCCGGCTGTGTCTTAGGTGACCAGCCAGGACAAGACCCCGGCGGTGATCCGGAAGGCCATGGTCAAGCACAACCTGGATCGCGAGGCGCCAGAGGACTATGAGCTGCTGCAGAAGATCTCAGATGAAAAAGGTGGGCGTCACACTGTCTTAAAACCGGCCTTTTTCATCCTTAATTTAGCTTTTTGTTCTGCTTATTCTGCTTATTCGCAGCATTTAACTGtgctgttctctctctctctctctttctctctctctcttgcagaGCTGAAGATCCCGGACAACGCCAACGTCTTCTATGCCATGAACTCCTCCGCCAACTATGATTTTGTCCTGAGGAAACGTGGTCCCCCCAAGCCAGCGAGGCCCAAGACCGTGTCCAGCTCCACATTACCGCGCATGAAGCACCGGGGTCTCAAAATTGCCAAGGGTCTATTCTAAGTCTCCCACTGCCCCCAGACCCACCTCCTACATCCCGCCGCTAACGACTCCACCCCGGTATGAAACCGGCCAGCTGCCGAGAGACGGACTCATGTCTCACTTTGACAGGCAGAGGAGCGGGCCAATTGGGTAGCTCCGTTTCTGGTTCTGTGTCCGCCGTGGGATCCAAGGTAAAAGGAGTGGTGGAATTCGAGGTGCCCCAACACTGCACCCGACTGAGAAACTGATACTTTCCACATGAAAAGAAGCAGTGATGAGGTCTAACACTAAACTTCTGAGTCAAATGGTGGATCTGGCCTCTGTCAAGGGCTTGGCTGTTGCTCAGTCCAATGACGGAGAAAGCGTGTGACCTGCTGGGCatggctccccctggtggcgcTTTTAAATGAATTTACAAACCTGAACGGTTTCAACTGAGTGTTCTCAAATACTGTGGAAGGATGTCACTTCCTGCAGCCTTTGTGGAGCACAGGAACTGAACATGTTGGAAACATGAAAAGGGGCATGGAAACGCCAAACCAAGAGCAAACCGATCAGCTGTGTTTGAACTGAGCCCCTGTGATGTCTAATTGCTGACACGTTGTTATGGTAACAGTGTTATTTTGTGATGTTTCTGCTCACGCTGCTCACCTGCGAACAAACCGCACGTCCAGCTTCTGGGTGCATGGctttaaacgggggggggggggggattccaaaAACAAAGACGTTCCCCATCTCCCACATGGCCATGAAAAGCGCATAAAACATCTTTAATTTGGCAGTGCAGTTTGCATTGGCTGCAGCCTGGGGAAAAAAGGCTGAAATCAAACCAAATCCCATGTTTTATCCACATTTACAGTCACAAGTGCTGAGCGAGTAAGTCAAGTAACAGTATTTGGTCCACATTTGGAAATGAAGTAAGGAGGTTTTGGTGGACGCTGGCCTCAGGTTTGTCACAGCCCTGGAGAGCTGGGGAGGGGTGTAGAAATTGACTTCTTTTTGCCCTCTAATTTTACCACCTGGTTTACAAATACTTCAGCCAAACACCACGCAGCAG contains:
- the ralgds gene encoding LOW QUALITY PROTEIN: ral guanine nucleotide dissociation stimulator (The sequence of the model RefSeq protein was modified relative to this genomic sequence to represent the inferred CDS: deleted 2 bases in 2 codons) → MVYRPGMQSDPQSARTGCLDVMFDASVWRIRSIWDAVRLELAGDAGPVVLHSFTQLDPDLPLLENSTQEIGEEAEVGAIYTITLRKVQLHQTASKGQRWLGVETDAALSLYETCKVRTIKAGTLDKLVEYMVSAFRGNDSTYVTIFLCTYRSFASTKQVLDLLLDRHAKLQQTGAEGPRMAQDDRTERKNAISSILGAWLDQYSEDFWNPPEHGCLQRLVPFVKLHFPGSDLERRACGLLAQYRRSQHLEPPPGGCPFAMLEESGFEDERPDFLTFDPVLVAEQFTLMDAELFKKVVPYHCLGSIWSQRDKKGKEHVAPSVRATVSQFNCVTNCVIASCLGCRSLKPAQRARLVERWIEVARECRILKNFSSLRAILSALQCNSIHRLKRTWDEVSRESIRIFSELSEIFSDENNHSLSRELLIKEGTSKFATLEVNPKRAQKRHQQQRELGVMQGTIPYLGTFLTDLVMMDTAMKDYVEGGLINFDKRRKEFEVIAQIKLLQLACNNYSFTRDGRFREWFFSLGKLTEAESYSQSCEIEPLSESASNTLKAKKNISIMKRWSDRQSVFGDTSCGSPHSKSFEQLRYSPYVSGPGSGPGDGADSLSVTSGGSSSSDTEDVSVSFISDSPDGHEKKLWECTSLSSLDTSGMGSSSASSSTSSSSVSSTPVAASRSHKRSVSGVSSYSSLSLPLYNQQTDDCCIVRISLDLDNGNMYKSILVTSQDKTPAVIRKAMVKHNLDREAPEDYELLQKISDEKELKIPDNANVFYAMNSSANYDFVLRKRGPPKPARPKTVSSSTLPRMKHRGLKIAKGLF